The Desulfatiglans anilini DSM 4660 genomic sequence GGACGTTCGCGTTGCTTTTGGCGACCTGGGTGATGAGGTAGAAGACCTCCTGCATCTTCCGGCTGTTGCCGATGATATTGGTGAAGCTGTATTTGCGGTTCAGTTCCTTCCTGAGGAGGATGTTCTCTTCTCGCAGCTGATCGGTTTCCCGGGTGATCTTTTCGAGCAGGCTCACCTTCTGGGCGATCAGGCTGCTGATGATCGTCAGGAGCCGGACGTCTTCGTCGAGCGAGCTCCCTCCGTCAGGCATCCGGTCGACGCTCAGGGCCCCCAGGACCTTGGTCCCGTCGATGACGGGCACACAGAGAAACGCGATCTTGGACTTGTCGATCGCTCGCCTCGCGCCTGTCCGATCCAGGAAGAGGGGCTCTTCGTCCACCTGCGGGATGACCATGGGGCGCCCCGATTCGATCACTCGCCCGGTGATGCCTTCACCCAGGCGATACCGCCCGCGGTTCATCTCCGCCGACGAGATGCCATGGGCGACTTCGATATGGATCTCGGAGGTCTCAGGGTTCAGAAGGGTGATCGAACCCCTGTTCATCCCTAGATATTCGGAAAGCAGATCCAGGACCTTATAGAGGCTCTTGCGCAGATCGAGCGAGGCGTGGATCGCCTTTGTGATTTCATAAAGACAGGTGATCTTATCCAGATGGGTCGCTTCGTCCATGGAAGAAATGCCTCGCAGCGCAGTCAGGATAGGCTGAACGGATATAAAACCAAATTATACAAAAATGTAGTCGGCGTGGCAAATGAAATCGGTGCGATGGTCGGCCCCGAAAGCGCCTGGTGATGGGCGTTTCGCCCGCTCGGCGACAGGCCTTCGAGGATGCCGGTGGAAAGCCGCAGCGCATCGGCTGCTGCCTGCTGCACCGTTCGGAATCGGCGAGGGGATTGGGCCGTTTGTTCGATTCATTCGCCCGTACCCGGGAGGCGGCCCTGAGGGTTTGTCGGATGGGATTCCCTTGGAGGGTGAGGCGAACCGGATAGCTGAGGCGCCGCGGAGCGGCGGCCGGTCACGCGGCCGGGTTCTGCCTTGGGTGGCCTATTGGCGGGGTATTTCGTAGGTGTCTACGTGCGTCTTCAACCACTCGGCAAGACGTTCATGGGTATCGAGCGCCAGGTTTTTGTTCAGGATGGTGACATCCGTGCGACCCGCTTTCCGATCGTGAATAACCATGACACGGGTTGCCAACTGATCCGGCAGACCGATCGCCGCCCAGTTTTCGAAGTCGAAGATCGACACGAACTTGTCCACTTCTCTTTCCGTGATCATATAGGGTCCTCCTTTCTCTAGCAATGATGGCTTCCGGCATGGATGCCGCTTTCAATTCCCGCCCCATCAAGGCCGGCGTCCGATGCACGGCCATCATGGGGCGGGTTTGCGCGTTTCAAGTCCGGGCGGCTGGTTCTACCCGGGGGATGCGGATCGGGTCCGAAAGGCCCCTGGAGAGGCAGGATCGGGAACTTGGCCTGCCTTCCAGGGCGCGGTTACCACTTGACGATGAGGTCGACCTGCAGAAGGTCCTGCTTTTTCACGGGGTCGACGGCATCGATGGGTTCGACATCGAAGTAGTAATCCAGGCCGATCGTGACATTCTTCGCGAGGCCGAAGACGAACTCGACCTCATGCCCCTCGGCATTGGTCGCTCCGCCGTAAAAATCGCTGTCCGGCAGGAAGTCCGGCCAAGCATCCCTTTCCAGTTTGCGGTAATTGTACTTGAGCTGCCAATCGGCGAAGGCTTTGACCTTTTTTGCGCCCATCTTGGCGCCGAACAGATAACCGGTGTCATCCTTGTCGGCGTCCGATTGGACATACTGACCGAAGAGTGCCGCCATTTGGACCGGTCCGCCGAAATGGAAGCCCAATTCACCGTCCACGGTCCAGGCATCGTAATCGTAGATCAGTTTGCCGTTCTTATCGACCGAGTTGCTTTTCGCGCTGTGGACGAAATTGTTCCCCTTGAGGGCATCGAATTTATAGAAAGAGGGGGCGACCTTCACATAGGCTGCCTCGGTGAAGCTGTACTGGGCCCCGGCCTGCAAGGCAAGCATCCACGGGTCGCTGGTGTCCGCCTTGTATTCGTCGAGGATGAACCAGGCAGGGACGAAGAAGAGCTTCACACGGCCGTCCTGCATGCTGTGTTTGAGGGATGCGGCGAAACCGTCCGGATTGATGTCCCCGTCCCACAGGAGGTCCTTGGCGCCCCAGAGCGGGTTCTTGAACTTGCCGCCCAGCAGATCGACCCATTCGGCCGGGGCGTACTTGACGAAGGCGTAGTCGATCCGTGCATCCGGGGTCTGGAAGGTGTCCTCGAAGGTCTGGTTGGTGGAGCGCGGGTCATCGCTGCCGGAGGCCAGTCCGAAGCCGGCCGTCCACTGCTCGTTCACCTCCGCCTCGAGGCCTACCCGCCAGCGGAAGCGCCAGCGGTCGCGGCTGGGGCTGTTGTCGTTGTCCATGTCCTCGCTCTGATAACGGAGGCGCAGGTCGCCCTTGAAGTTGATTTTTTCCACCCACTTGGGCAGTTCCACGAGCTTCCCCTTGGTTTCTTCCTTGGCGGCTTCCTGCGCCACCTGCTGGATCTCGGCCTTCTGGCGTTCCGTCTCGCCCTGCATCTCCGAGAGCAGCTGGCCCGCCTCGTCGCGTGTCAGCAGCCCTTTCTCGACGAGTTTGTTGACCAGGATATCCACTTCAGCCGCATACGCTGGTCCGGAAAATACCGAGGCCAGAAAGAACGTACAGACAGCCAGTAAAAGGAATCGTTTTCTCAAGTCCAATGCATCTCCTTGATTTGAATGATAACGTTCACAACCCTCTCCCCCTGTTTCTTCCTCCGCAGCCGATTCTGCCTTCACCTCCTCCCCCGGATGATTGTTTTCTGATAGGGCACTATCCCCCGGGGATATTTGGAAAGCATGATCAAAGCATGAGATTTTGATGAGCGGGAAAGCCTCGCCTGATTGTCGAGGGCGCATCGCCTTGCGGTCGTTGGACCCGGAAACGCCCTGCCAATTTTCGCGGAATATGCTATAATATGAACAAATCAGCAGAGAGCGCCGGCGGCCGCTTTGCAAACGGACAACTCCTTCTTTCGAACAGCGGCGGCCGGTCACGAAGGCGTGAAAACGTAAAGACGCTTCCAGGGTGTGTCCGGTTTGGAAGGTGCGGGCAGCGATGGGATATCTCAAAGGACTCCAACCCTATCTGGAGAAGAACTACGAGCGGTCGATCTTCGATGCGGCCGCGCAATCCCGCAAACCCTGGGAATTGCACATCCATGGGCATCGCGTAATTGCGTGCAAAATCTACAAGAACCTGAAATACGATATCCTCTCCTCCCAGCCTGGCGGGGGGGAGATGCACCTGTCCAAGCTTCAGATCAAGTTGCTCTATCCGCTCGAGGTCGCTTCCAGGGTCAGGGGGATGATCCGGATCGACGAGGAGGTTCGATCGATGAATCTTGATCCGATCCTGGCAGCGGGCGCCCGCCGTTTCGTCAAGAACAAGAGTCTGTTTCCCCTGATGATGTCGAGAGAAGTGGTGTTTTTCACCCTGCTCGAGGGCGAGGTGATCCGGGGGATCATCGCCGACTTCAGCCGTTACGACATCACGGTGCATTTGAAGGGCGGCGTTCCGATCGCGATCCTCCGGCACGCGATCTACGACCTGAAAAACAGGCGGGGGAGGTCCTTTCTCAAGGACTTTCAAGAGGAGCAGCGGGATTGGGAGAAGAGCGATCTTTACGTGCCATAGGGGCCCGGAGCGCCATCGTGCTTCGAAAACGGGCAGGCGCGGGCCTCGGGGCGAGGAGGTTTAAAGGCAGGGATGAAGATCAGAGCCAACGATATAACGATCCGATACAGCCTCGAGGGACCCCCCGAAGCGCCCTTGGTGACGATGAGCCATTCTTTGGGGACCAGCCTTGAACTCTGGGAGCCGCAGGTCCAGGCGCTGAAGAGCCGCTATCGGGTTCTGCGCTTCGACACACGGGGCCATGGCGGCACCGATGCCCCGCCGGGCCCTTACAGCCTGGAGATGCTGGCAAGCGACATCTTTGAACTGCTGGGCGTCCTGGGTCTGGGGCCAACGCACTTTATGGGGATCTCCATGGGGGGGATGATCGGCCAGACGCTGGCTTTGCTGCATCCGGAGGCGTTGAAAAGCCTGATCCTCTGTGACACGACGAGCCGGGTTCCCCCCGAGGCTGCGCCCGTCTGGGAGGAGCGCATCGAGGCCACGCTTCGGGAAGGGTTGGCTCAGCACGTGGAGCCGACTCTGGAAAGATGGTTCACCCCGCGCTTCCGTGATGAGCACCCGGAGCTCGTGGAGCCCGTGCGCCGCATGATCCTGGACACTCCGCCGGAAGGATACGCAGGCTGCTGTCATGCCATCCGGCGGCTCGATTTGACCGAGGCGTTGGGTCGGATCGCTCTTCCGGTGCTGATCGTCGTCGGCGAAGACGACCCCGGCACGCCGGTCTCCGAGTCGGAGGTCCTGCATGAGCGGATACCAGACTCCCGGCTCGTG encodes the following:
- a CDS encoding putative porin, producing MRKRFLLLAVCTFFLASVFSGPAYAAEVDILVNKLVEKGLLTRDEAGQLLSEMQGETERQKAEIQQVAQEAAKEETKGKLVELPKWVEKINFKGDLRLRYQSEDMDNDNSPSRDRWRFRWRVGLEAEVNEQWTAGFGLASGSDDPRSTNQTFEDTFQTPDARIDYAFVKYAPAEWVDLLGGKFKNPLWGAKDLLWDGDINPDGFAASLKHSMQDGRVKLFFVPAWFILDEYKADTSDPWMLALQAGAQYSFTEAAYVKVAPSFYKFDALKGNNFVHSAKSNSVDKNGKLIYDYDAWTVDGELGFHFGGPVQMAALFGQYVQSDADKDDTGYLFGAKMGAKKVKAFADWQLKYNYRKLERDAWPDFLPDSDFYGGATNAEGHEVEFVFGLAKNVTIGLDYYFDVEPIDAVDPVKKQDLLQVDLIVKW
- the pcaD gene encoding 3-oxoadipate enol-lactonase, translated to MKIRANDITIRYSLEGPPEAPLVTMSHSLGTSLELWEPQVQALKSRYRVLRFDTRGHGGTDAPPGPYSLEMLASDIFELLGVLGLGPTHFMGISMGGMIGQTLALLHPEALKSLILCDTTSRVPPEAAPVWEERIEATLREGLAQHVEPTLERWFTPRFRDEHPELVEPVRRMILDTPPEGYAGCCHAIRRLDLTEALGRIALPVLIVVGEDDPGTPVSESEVLHERIPDSRLVVLKSAAHLSNREQPAAFNRAVMEFLGDLEGARQGSEGRSYEPLDV